From one Flavobacterium sp. N502536 genomic stretch:
- a CDS encoding T9SS type A sorting domain-containing protein produces MKKLYLLLALLLFAMQHLSAQIVETFENQTNEATSFTSAGKTFDLSSSYRVFKVVQFDNLGNNNSNKFIHVEDAISTESFGQSGTISASKTDFKVNSLWIYVTGVHTFYPGATSDGLSGAITFVGKFKGVTKFTVTKNTTGGNIGDASPHKGFFLVDFDTEGGVDNSIFIIDTLEIKLSNNYDYFSIDDFNFANGIEAPTVITTTAKNTGSLKADMGGDVTADGGDANIERGIVWSTSVVNPTISDTKFPIGTGTGVFSDVVSGFPPLSLIYYRAYAKNSGGINYGAVYSFTTTATFGVSAATSTNVSCAGRANGSSSVSVSGGRTPYSYLWTPLGGNESSATGLMPGNYKVVVTDAEGTQIVQNFVISEPTGLDLGKGIQKNVFCFGDADGEAGVSVTGGTPPYSYSWLPSGGNEATATGLTAGTYTVTVTDSHFCQATKIFNILQPIAGMTASIESKPATACGTESDGWVTVKVANGTPPYTYLWETSGGVTATETGLSPGTYSVIITDLNGCTLKETAVILLSSDTTAPIPNVADLPTITSYCAIQSSEIIIPTATDNCAGNINATTTSLLNYNAVGSYIITWIYNDGNGNSATQNQTVNVVASPLDLVMFNDATYTFDGGFHANQVVGLPDGAKVVYSISPETGSLNSAKNVGIYTITAVVSPTAGTNCSPIMLTAKLIIDKAKALQRITFDSLPVKSLGANNNFTLEAVSDSGLPIRYSFVYTSSQPPANVSASGLVSMLRSGQVVITAHQDGDSDYLPAAAVSQTLLIQNNNADIAKLAIGNLVYNNPSQKNTYFTECEAENSLTVSVVNESNATISPSSSFTIQLSRPGIYNQDIKVVSEDGTVVKIYTLEVLKTFDFFDIVRQKFNSTLLVNNNPQTNGGYEFVAYEWFKNGKSVGTDQYYLAGESVNSTSDTIADYMVKMTTKEGKVLQTCTAKIVLQNSAGARVYPNPAEAGKMVTVEVDYPVEELENMQISLYTVSGQLVKTIKSSTVKTEIQLPSATESNMYLVLIETANTKKTLKVIVNK; encoded by the coding sequence ACCGATTTTAAAGTAAATAGCTTGTGGATATATGTAACCGGTGTTCATACTTTTTATCCTGGTGCTACTAGTGATGGTTTATCAGGGGCGATCACATTTGTTGGAAAATTTAAAGGAGTTACAAAGTTTACTGTGACAAAGAATACGACTGGGGGTAATATCGGAGATGCTTCACCTCATAAAGGTTTTTTTCTAGTCGATTTTGATACCGAAGGAGGCGTGGATAATAGTATTTTTATTATAGATACGCTTGAAATTAAATTAAGTAACAATTATGATTACTTTTCTATAGATGATTTTAATTTTGCAAATGGTATAGAGGCACCTACTGTAATTACAACAACAGCTAAAAATACTGGATCGCTTAAAGCTGATATGGGAGGGGATGTAACGGCTGATGGTGGTGATGCAAATATTGAAAGAGGAATCGTGTGGTCAACATCAGTAGTAAATCCGACCATTTCGGATACTAAATTCCCAATAGGTACCGGTACTGGAGTTTTTAGTGATGTAGTTTCCGGATTTCCACCCTTAAGTCTCATTTATTACAGGGCATATGCAAAAAACAGTGGAGGAATTAATTATGGGGCTGTTTACTCCTTTACTACAACAGCGACCTTTGGGGTTTCTGCAGCTACATCAACTAATGTTTCTTGTGCCGGCAGAGCTAATGGTTCCTCTTCGGTAAGTGTATCCGGAGGCAGGACACCCTATTCTTATCTGTGGACGCCATTGGGTGGAAATGAATCTTCGGCTACCGGGTTGATGCCCGGCAATTACAAAGTAGTGGTTACTGATGCTGAAGGGACGCAAATAGTACAAAACTTTGTAATAAGTGAACCGACGGGACTCGATTTAGGAAAAGGAATACAGAAAAATGTGTTTTGTTTTGGAGATGCTGATGGTGAAGCCGGAGTTAGTGTGACTGGAGGTACTCCGCCGTACAGTTATTCTTGGTTGCCGTCTGGAGGAAATGAGGCCACTGCTACTGGTTTAACAGCAGGAACTTATACTGTAACGGTAACCGATAGCCATTTTTGTCAAGCGACTAAAATATTTAATATATTACAGCCGATAGCCGGTATGACAGCTTCGATTGAAAGTAAGCCAGCTACTGCTTGTGGTACAGAATCTGATGGATGGGTTACCGTAAAAGTTGCTAACGGGACACCTCCTTATACTTATTTATGGGAGACATCAGGAGGAGTCACTGCTACAGAAACGGGTTTAAGCCCTGGAACATATAGTGTGATTATAACCGATTTAAACGGATGCACTTTGAAAGAAACAGCAGTTATATTATTGAGTTCGGATACAACAGCTCCTATACCTAATGTAGCGGATCTCCCAACAATCACAAGTTATTGTGCTATTCAGTCTTCGGAGATTATAATTCCGACGGCAACAGACAACTGCGCTGGAAATATTAACGCGACAACTACCAGTTTGTTAAACTACAACGCTGTTGGCAGTTATATCATTACATGGATTTATAATGATGGTAATGGAAATAGTGCGACACAAAATCAAACGGTTAATGTTGTTGCTTCTCCTCTGGATTTGGTAATGTTTAATGATGCTACTTATACTTTTGATGGAGGTTTTCATGCTAATCAGGTGGTTGGACTTCCTGATGGGGCTAAAGTAGTTTATTCAATTTCACCGGAAACAGGGAGTCTTAATAGTGCCAAAAATGTGGGAATATATACTATTACCGCTGTGGTATCCCCGACGGCAGGAACTAATTGTTCTCCAATTATGCTAACAGCGAAACTTATTATTGATAAGGCAAAAGCTTTGCAACGAATTACTTTTGACAGTTTACCGGTTAAAAGTCTTGGAGCAAATAATAACTTCACTTTAGAGGCTGTTTCGGACTCTGGTTTACCAATTCGCTATTCTTTTGTCTATACATCTTCTCAGCCACCAGCAAATGTTTCAGCATCAGGTTTAGTAAGCATGCTCAGGTCGGGTCAGGTAGTAATAACAGCACATCAGGATGGTGATAGTGATTATTTACCTGCTGCAGCCGTTTCTCAAACTCTGTTAATACAAAACAATAACGCAGATATTGCAAAACTCGCGATTGGTAATTTGGTTTACAATAATCCTTCACAAAAGAACACTTATTTTACAGAATGTGAAGCAGAAAATAGCCTTACTGTTTCTGTGGTAAATGAATCAAACGCAACTATTAGCCCTTCGTCAAGTTTTACTATTCAGTTGTCAAGACCAGGAATTTATAATCAGGATATCAAGGTAGTCTCAGAAGATGGAACTGTTGTTAAAATATATACTCTTGAAGTGTTAAAGACTTTTGATTTTTTTGATATTGTCCGTCAGAAATTTAATAGTACCCTTCTGGTAAATAATAACCCTCAAACAAATGGAGGATATGAGTTTGTGGCCTACGAATGGTTTAAAAATGGTAAGTCTGTAGGGACAGATCAATATTATTTGGCGGGGGAGAGTGTAAATAGTACATCTGATACAATTGCTGATTATATGGTGAAAATGACAACTAAAGAAGGGAAAGTGTTGCAGACTTGTACAGCTAAGATTGTATTGCAGAATTCAGCTGGTGCGCGAGTTTATCCAAATCCGGCTGAAGCCGGAAAGATGGTAACGGTTGAAGTTGACTATCCTGTAGAGGAGCTGGAGAATATGCAGATAAGTTTATACACAGTATCTGGTCAATTGGTCAAAACAATAAAATCATCAACAGTAAAAACTGAAATTCAATTACCTTCTGCTACAGAGAGTAATATGTATCTTGTGCTTATTGAAACTGCTAATACCAAAAAAACACTGAAAGTAATTGTAAATAAATAA